One window from the genome of Cryptomeria japonica chromosome 6, Sugi_1.0, whole genome shotgun sequence encodes:
- the LOC131052867 gene encoding protein NRT1/ PTR FAMILY 4.5 — MEIEQGELYKLEGYVNWKKRPVEKSKHGGILAAGFVLVSEIFENLAFLANATNLVNYFYSFMHFSLAESANTVTNFMGTAFLLALLGGFIADTFMTTYFTVITFTVVELMGLVILTIQAHYPSLQPPACDRGNLSNVCKQVEGAEAAMLYIGLYLVALGVGGLKGSLPVHGAEQFDEYDAKERKQRSNFFNWYLFSMCAGSLLAVTLVVWVQDNKGWQWGFGLSTISIVLVFVLFVLGTCKYRNKIPQGSPLTRISQVIVAALSKRGIATQVRAEDMNYATDKDSSYLLRRTPQFRFLDKASMRDPNSGATGQESPWRLCAVTQVEEVKIIVRVLPIFASTIMMNCCIAQLQTFSVRQATTMDRSIKGFLVPAASLPAIPVISMMILIPLYDLFFVPFARQITGKETGITHLQRVGVGLVLSILSMGVAALVEIKRKSIAKDHNLIDSSAPLPIAFWWVGLQYLVLGIADMFALVGLMEFFYTQAPSRMRSLATALSWASISMGYFLSSVLVSLVNRISKHLGDDVGWLSGNNLNRNHLDRFYWLLCVLSALNFIHYLLWSLWYRYKTESN, encoded by the exons ATG GAAATTGAGCAAGGCGAATTGTACAAACTTGAAGGATATGTTAACTGGAAGAAACGGCCGGTGGAAAAATCAAAGCACGGTGGAATCCTTGCTGCCGGATTCGTATTGG TGTCAGAGATCTTCGAGAACCTGGCATTTTTGGCCAACGCTACTAATTTAGTAAACTACTTTTATTCGTTCATGCATTTTTCGCTCGCCGAATCGGCCAACACGGTGACAAATTTCATGGGAACGGCGTTCCTCTTGGCACTCTTGGGAGGATTTATAGCTGATACTTTTATGACCACTTACTTCACTGTAATAACGTTTACTGTCGTGGAGCTCATG GGACTGGTGATATTGACAATACAAGCCCATTACCCTTCTCTTCAGCCTCCTGCATGTGACCGTGGGAATCTGTCAAATGTTTGCAAGCAGGTTGAAGGGGCAGAAGCTGCTATGTTATATATTGGGCTGTATCTTGTGGCTCTAGGCGTGGGAGGCCTGAAAGGTTCGCTTCCTGTTCATGGAGCTGAGCAATTTGATGAATATGATGCAAAGGAGAGAAAGCAGAGATCGAATTTCTTTAACTGGTATTTGTTCAGCATGTGTGCGGGCTCTCTGTTAGCAGTTACATTAGTGGTGTGGGTACAGGACAACAAGGGATGGCAATGGGGATTTGGGCTTTCGACCATAAGCATTGTACTTGTGTttgtcttatttgttttaggcacaTGCAAGTACAGAAACAAAATACCGCAGGGCAGCCCTCTGACCCGAATCTCTCAG GTAATTGTGGCGGCTCTAAGCAAGAGGGGGATTGCTACGCAAGTGCGCGCAGAGGACATGAATTATGCCACCGACAAGGATAGCAGCTATTTACTTCGCCGGACCCCACAGTTCAG ATTTCTAGACAAGGCATCAATGCGGGACCCGAATTCCGGCGCAACAGGACAAGAAAGTCCTTGGCGACTGTGCGCAGTTACACAGGTGGAAGAAGTGAAGATAATAGTGAGAGTCCTGCCCATATTTGCCTCTACTATTATGATGAACTGTTGCATTGCCCAGCTGCAGACCTTCTCTGTAAGACAGGCGACCACCATGGACAGAAGCATTAAGGGATTTCTAGTACCCGCTGCTTCTTTACCGGCAATTCCAGTAATAAGCATGATGATCCTCATCCCACTCTATGATCTCTTCTTTGTTCCATTTGCCCGTCAGATAACGGGAAAAGAAACGGGAATAACCCACTTGCAGAGAGTCGGTGTAGGGCTCGTGCTGTCTATTCTGTCAATGGGAGTGGCTGCACTGGTCGAAATTAAAAGAAAATCTATCGCAAAAGATCACAATTTGATTGATTCTTCTGCACCTTTGCCAATAGCATTCTGGTGGGTCGGTCTGCAATACTTAGTTCTGGGAATCGCTGATATGTTTGCATTGGTAGGACTGATGGAATTCTTCTACACGCAAGCTCCTTCTAGAATGAGATCATTGGCCACAGCTCTTTCATGGGCTTCTATCTCCATGGGCTATTTCCTTAGCTCTGTGCTCGTCTCCCTAGTGAATCGCATATCCAAACATCTTGGAGATGATGTGGGGTGGCTTTCAGGGAATAATCTCAACAGAAATCACCTGGATCGATTCTATTGGCTTCTCTGTGTGCTTAGTGCTCttaatttcatccattatcttCTTTGGTCACTCTGGTACAGATACAAGACTGAGTCTAATTAG